From a region of the Desulfuromonas sp. KJ2020 genome:
- a CDS encoding NAD-dependent malic enzyme, with the protein MEIEKGAGKIAKTLRVMIQDKPGYLGKLTSAIGMAGSNIGDIRLVRMGRTHNTREMTIYVDSEEQLEKILDDIAKVEGIIVEEVIDLVHQLHEGGKIAMKSRLPINSIGDIRKLYTPGVASICRDIQKKPELAYRYTAIPNQVAIVTNGTAILGLGNIGAVAGMPVMEGKAALFDRLVNVSGIPILIESLDPQVIIDTVKNIAPTFGAIKLEDIAAPECFAIEDALDEALDIPVMHDDQHGTAVVVLAALLNTTHFSGLMLSKSTIGVIGLGAAGMGISKLLLSYGVKKVMGTDLKAESRDMLEQAGGEAGTLADVMAESNIVIATTGCPGLIKPSMVRKGQVILALSNPNPEITPEDAMAAGASFAADGKSVNNALGFPGIFRGALNVRATRINNKMKIAAAKAIAACAEEGELVPSILHKEVHAKVAEAVERAALESGIIKPWE; encoded by the coding sequence ATGGAAATTGAAAAAGGCGCCGGCAAAATCGCCAAGACCCTCAGGGTCATGATCCAGGACAAGCCGGGCTATCTCGGCAAACTGACGTCGGCCATCGGTATGGCCGGCAGCAATATCGGCGATATCCGGCTTGTGCGCATGGGCCGGACCCACAACACCCGAGAGATGACGATCTACGTCGATTCGGAAGAGCAGCTGGAAAAGATTCTCGACGATATCGCCAAGGTCGAAGGCATTATCGTCGAGGAGGTTATCGACCTCGTGCACCAGTTGCATGAGGGGGGCAAGATCGCCATGAAGAGCCGGCTGCCCATCAACAGCATCGGCGACATCCGCAAGCTCTACACGCCGGGGGTGGCTTCCATCTGCCGGGACATCCAGAAGAAACCCGAGCTGGCCTATCGCTACACAGCTATCCCCAACCAGGTGGCCATCGTCACCAACGGCACAGCCATTCTGGGCCTGGGCAATATCGGCGCGGTGGCGGGCATGCCGGTCATGGAAGGCAAGGCCGCCCTCTTCGACCGCCTCGTCAATGTCAGCGGCATCCCCATCCTTATCGAGAGCCTGGATCCGCAGGTCATCATCGACACGGTCAAAAACATCGCTCCCACCTTTGGCGCCATCAAGCTGGAAGATATCGCCGCCCCCGAGTGTTTCGCCATTGAGGATGCCCTGGACGAGGCCCTGGACATCCCGGTCATGCATGACGACCAGCACGGTACGGCGGTCGTGGTACTGGCGGCCCTGCTCAACACCACCCATTTTTCCGGCCTTATGCTGAGCAAGTCGACCATCGGTGTCATTGGCCTGGGGGCGGCGGGCATGGGCATTTCCAAGTTGCTCCTCTCCTACGGCGTCAAGAAGGTCATGGGTACCGACCTGAAGGCCGAATCACGCGACATGCTCGAACAGGCCGGTGGAGAAGCCGGTACCCTGGCCGATGTCATGGCCGAATCGAACATCGTCATCGCCACCACCGGCTGTCCCGGCCTGATCAAACCGTCCATGGTGCGCAAGGGCCAGGTGATTCTGGCCCTGTCCAATCCCAACCCGGAAATCACCCCGGAAGACGCCATGGCGGCCGGAGCCTCCTTCGCCGCTGACGGCAAGAGCGTCAACAACGCCCTGGGCTTTCCCGGCATTTTCCGGGGTGCCCTCAACGTGCGGGCCACCCGTATCAACAACAAGATGAAGATCGCCGCGGCCAAAGCCATCGCGGCCTGCGCCGAAGAGGGGGAACTGGTGCCTTCCATCCTGCACAAAGAAGTGCACGCCAAGGTGGCCGAGGCCGTGGAGCGGGCCGCTCTGGAGTCGGGCATCATCAAACCTTGGGAGTGA
- a CDS encoding flavin reductase family protein — protein MSSISSLDPAFYPTPAALVTFNGPQGKTCLLPSPWMGIVWCDPPLLTLAFRHGCAARPLMQKASRFVVNLPPDSLLDSSPLIHWLMTKNPDMESAPGLTPWQDRFMAVAAIEECPVQLVCDQTEVNSRYGQDVLSGRVTALYANKSPLPLAEPLDFGRYTVARR, from the coding sequence ATGTCCAGCATCTCATCTCTTGACCCTGCCTTCTATCCGACCCCGGCGGCCCTGGTCACGTTCAATGGTCCCCAGGGTAAAACCTGCCTGCTTCCCTCCCCCTGGATGGGGATTGTCTGGTGCGATCCGCCGCTGTTGACCCTGGCTTTCCGGCACGGCTGTGCGGCCCGGCCTCTGATGCAGAAGGCCTCCCGGTTCGTGGTCAATCTTCCCCCCGATTCTCTCCTTGATTCGTCGCCGCTGATCCACTGGCTGATGACGAAGAATCCCGACATGGAGAGTGCGCCGGGACTGACGCCCTGGCAGGACCGGTTTATGGCGGTGGCGGCTATCGAAGAGTGTCCGGTGCAGCTGGTATGTGACCAGACCGAGGTGAACAGCCGTTACGGGCAGGATGTGCTCAGCGGCAGGGTGACAGCCCTGTATGCCAACAAGTCTCCCCTTCCTCTGGCCGAGCCGCTGGATTTTGGCCGCTACACGGTGGCTCGGCGTTAA